The segment TCCTGCGTACCTCCACCCGTCCCCGCGCCATAAGCGAGCGACAGATTGCGCAGCTTGTCATTCACCGCCTTCGAGACCTCGGCAACCGCGATCCCTTCCACGACCGGATAATAGACCAGATAATCCCGGTTAGGCTTGTATTTCTTCTCCAGCACAGAGTATGGCGGTCTGAGCGGAATGACCCCGTTTTGCCGCCAGACCTGCTTGCCTTTACGGTCATAATAGGAGGTGCGCAGATCAATATCCGCGCGGATCAGGCTGCCGCTGAAGGACAGTGATCCTGAGCCTGCGATGACCGGGGGCTGGGCGGCTTTTTTCCCGCTGGTGTCAATAAAATACGTATCCTTGGCATCATACACCGACGCGAGTCCCTGCTGATAATTGTTCACGCCCAGCAGCGGGTGGGTGCTGAGAATTCTTCCGGTCAGCGCATCGGCGATGACATAGCTGGAGCCTCTGTAGGGCTGATCTGCATACAGCGGGGTCCCCAGCGCCACTCGGTTCTCCCCCAGCTGCTGCACCTCATAATAGACGGCGGGAATGATCATTTTCCCCTGCTTGTCGATCAGACCGTAGGCGTTGCCATAATCAGCGGCTGTGTTAATCACCGCCCGGCCCTCCGAGAACGGCAGAGCTGCCGTATACTGCGGCTGGATAGCAACCGTGCCGTCCGTGTGGAGATAGCCGTATTTTCCATCCTCCGTCGCCTGAAAGGCCAGCAGCCCATCTCCCGGATACCCGACAAAAGGGTGTTTGTACGTATGCAGCACCACGCCATGAACATCAATCAGCGCATATTCCCCTTCGGCTATTTTGACCAGTGCAGTCCCGTTCGAGAAATCCCCGGCATCCAGATAGACGGCTGGCAGCACCTCTTTGCCCTGAGCATCCAGGTAGCCATACAGCGAGTTCCCCCCGGTAGTATTCTGCTTGGAGAACAGCGCACGGCCTTCGTGCAGCGAATTCAGATAGTCATAGCGCGCGGACGTCACCTCTTTACCTTTTTCATCAATAAAAGTATAGCCCTTCGCATCCGACACCACGGCCCGCCCCTCGGAAAAAGGACCAATAAAATTGTAGACCGGTTTGACCCGCTCCCGCCCGGAGCTGTCAATCAGACCGCTGACATTCCCCCGCTGCACCACCGCCAGGCCATTCTCCTGAAACTCCTCCGCATAATCATATCTCGGCTCAATCACAATCCGGCCTTCGTTGTTGATATATCCCCACAGCGTCCCATCCTTAAGCTTAAAAGGAGCCGGATGCAGCAGCGCTGCCCGCAGGCCTCCGCCGTCATCCGGAAGCACAATGAGCGCCTCCAGTGGCTTTTTGGAGTAGTCTACACGGTATAAGCCCGCCTCTGCCGGGATTGTCACGAACAAATCCTCTTCCGCACGGATGAAATCCTCCTCCTGCTGCGGAATACACTCATTCCAGCCGATGCCGTCCCACCGCCATACCTCCGTCTGAATCAAACCGTTGTCGTTCCCTTTTCCCAGCTCGTTCAGCTTAATCCTCAGCATGTTGTCGTTCTCCTTTACAAAGGCTTTTGCCTATAGACTATGAGAGTGAGGGGGAAAGGGTGTGCTTGGGCGTTAAAAAACAGAAAGGCGATGTCGTAACTGCGGTGAGTTTTGGACTTCCGGCCGCTGTTGTCTCCAGATTTCTTGATTTAAACCGCTGATCGCGGTAGAAATCCGGAGACAAAGGCGGACGCTCCCGCTCCTCCAGTTCCAAAATCCCCTCCGTTACTGCTGCCTTTTTGTTGGTAAACCTTAAGGGCAACACAAACACACCCTTTTGGAGGGTGTGTACCGGGGATACAAGGGCTGCTGTGCCTGCCCTTGAAATATGAGAATAACCCTTTGCTGGGCAGGCAAAGGGTTAAAAAAACTTTGTAAAGGATAGAGGCATAAAACACTATTCATAAAATTGGAGAAATAAGTAAATACGCATACGTATCACACCTAACCGCTGGCCTGACTGCTAACCTCTTGCCACTCGCTGTCCGCAGGCTGATTGTTAACTCCTTCCCCCTACTGTCTGCTATCTGACTGCTAACTACTTGCCTCCCGCTGCCTGCTGTTTGATTGCTAACTGCTTGTCTCCCACTGCCTGCTACCTGATTGCTAACTACTTGCCACTTGCCACCTCTCGCTCCTGCCGCCCACTCCCTGCTATCTGCGCCTCTGGAACAGAATAAAACTATTAATTAGTCACTATTAGCTGCGAAATCCTGCACAAAATGCAGGCGTGTTGATTACCCATATTATGGGATGACAAAAACACCTAAATGTTCTTTACGCCTGAGCAGATTAAACTGAACCTGCCACTCCAGCGGAAGATTAAATATACGCCAGTGCTGCATAAATTCCCAAAGAGTCAGCTCAGCAAAGACCGGTACCTTCGGGTGAATTTCATCAAAAATGTATTTCAAAAGCACATACGTGGCAAGGGCTACAAACAATTGGCTATATACTGCATTTTCGGTGGTTCCAAATAGACAAGGGACATTCAAATGCTGTTTCACCCAGCGGAAAAAGACTTCAATTTCCCAGCGTGCTTTGTACATTTCAGCAATCACATGAGCGGACTCTTTTCTCAAATCGGTCACAATTCGTACCACTTCACCCCGGTCATTTTCAAATTCAACGACGCGGTGGCGCTGGGCGGATTGGTGTTTGCCTTGACCAATATAACAGGTGATATCGCGTACAATTTTGGTGTCTCCCTCCGCCGGTCGCTGAAGCTTTCGCGGCATCACCAAATGGAGATTGTCTTTCAGACGAATCACAAAGGACTGACCTTGCTGCACATATTGATCCAATCGACCGATTTTTCCATACGCCCGATCCTGAACTAAAAGGTAGTCCTTATCGGCCAAAACTTCTCCAAATGGAGCGTCATTGCGCCTGGCAATCGATTCGACCACATTCACGGGTGAATGCTGTCCATGCGAAAGAGCGACATGCAGCTTGATGCCTCCTCTGAATTTTTTATACGGAGCCCAAGACATCCGGGAGTTTGCCGCCGTAACCGTCGTAGAGTCAATCAGTAGAAGATCTTTAGGCAGATTTAGGTGCCGACGGGTGTGCCGGTTACATTTCTGGACGAGCATTTGAAAGATACGTTTGAAGATGTCGTAAGGGACTTCACCGGCCTTGCCGGAAAACGTGGAGTAATGAATCTCGGGCAAGTCAACGCTTGGGCCTAAGCGGGCACTTTGCCGGAAGCCGTCCCATTTGTGGTAACAGGCTTGGACAAAGTAATCGAGCAGCAACTCGACGGTCATTTTGGTTGCTGTATCCTCGTAGTCCTCGGTCTGTCCGGTCACCATTTGGACTTCTTCCGGTGTTAGTACTTGTTTGAAAACGGCTAAGAATGGGGTATATTTATTCATGAGGTCGCCTCATTTCGGTTTGGTTTGGTCGTACTTACCATTACCCGAAATGGCGGCCTTTTTTGTCCCTTTTTTTGGGAAATCAACACGCTTGTAATTCGTGCAACATTCACCCTGAGTTACCCTGTTCCAGCCCGCCGGAGTTGCATTTATTACAACAATTCACATTGGGTTGAGATGTAGTAGCGGGAGGGAGTTTGGAACTGAAGGAGCGGTAGCATCTTGAGGTCCAATACTCACCACTGCAGGCAAATGTATTCTCATGATTAGGAGCAACGCTGTGACAAATCCGGGTAAGCCAAAAAACGTTTGCGTGGATACCGCAAACGCTCTTTGTCCTGCCTTCCCCACCCTTGGTGAGGTGATAGGAGTACCGGAGGGGATTTTGGAACTGGAGGAGCGGAGCGTCCGCCTTTGTCTCCGGATTTCTACCGCGATTAGCGGTTTAAATCAAGAAATCTGGAGACAACAGCGGCCGGAAGTCCAAAAGCCCCGCAGGTACGACTAATCACCGAACCCAAGCCTACTTCTTCGATGAATATTTCCGCATATCAAACGATACAGCCGCGATAATGATCAGGCCTTTGATGATCAGCTGGTAGTACGGGCTGATGCCGATGAAAGTCAGGCCGTAGTTGATCAGGGTGAAGATGATAACGCCGACCAGGACGCCTGGGACGGTACCGATCCCGCCGGTGGTGGATACGCCGCCGACTACGCAGGCTGCGATGGCATCAAGCTCATACATGTTCCCGTAGTTGTTGGTCGCGCCGCCGGTTCTGGCTGCTTCAAGCACACCGGCTAGACCGTACAGGGCACCAGCGATAGCGTAGATGTAGATCAGGTTCTTGGAGACATTGATCCCGGATACCTTGGCTGCCTGCATGTTGCCGCCGATGGCGTACATGTTTTTACCCAGCTTGGTTTTGTTGAACAGCACCCAGACTATCGCCGCGACTCCGAGGGCTATGAGCACGATGTACGGGATGGAATACTGGCCGCTGCCAATGAAGCCGGAGCCGATGTCGGTGAAGTCGGAACGCAATCCGCCGATCGGCTGGGATTGGTTCGGGTCCATATCGAAGTAGAGCGAGTTCAAGCCGTACACGATGAGCATCGTGCCCAGAGTGGCGATAAACGGCGGAACGTTGAGCTTAGATACGATAATCCCGTTGACGAGACCGCAGAGCAGGCCGGCCACAATGGCAATCAGAATCGGCAGCCAGACCTGCACCTGCGGCAGATCGGGGAAGAAGCGGCGGGAGTAATCGGGTATCTGCAGCATGGACGCTGAGATAACAGCAGTGAAGCCGACCACCCGGCCTGCCGACAAGTCGGTCCCGGCGGTGATCAGGATAAAGGCCACCCCGAGCGCAATAATCACGCGTGTGGAGGACTGGATCAGGACATCCCGCAAGGTATTGATGGACATGAAGCTTGGCTCGTATATGATGATCCCCATAATCAGCAGTACCAGCACGATGTAGATTGCGTTTTGAGTCACGAAGGACTGCGCTCTTTTAATAGTCATAATTGTGTTCCTCCTTAATTGTTACGCGAAGTTTAAGCATTCATTGCTAAGCTTCTTCAGCCTTGCAGCAGCCCTATGGTCTTCGCCGTCCTGTGAGTATAGCTCCTGATTAATGCTGTGCAGCGAGACGCATCACTTCGGTTTCCGTAGCCTGCGCACCTTCTAATATTCCTGTAAGCCGTCCTTCCGACATCACCATAACACGGTCAGACATCCCCAGCAGCTCAGGCATTTCCGAGGAGATCATAATGATGCTCTTCCCCTGCTTCGCCAGGTCGGCAATAATCGTATAGATTTCGAACTTCGCACCGACGTCAATTCCGCGGGTCGGCTCATCGAGCAGCAGCACCTCAGGCTCAGTGAGCAGCCATCTGGCCAGCAGCACCTTCTGCTGGTTCCCGCCGGAGAGATTCATAATCTGTGTCTTGGTCGTTGGCGTTTTGGTCCGCA is part of the Paenibacillus sp. FSL M7-0420 genome and harbors:
- a CDS encoding WG repeat-containing protein translates to MLRIKLNELGKGNDNGLIQTEVWRWDGIGWNECIPQQEEDFIRAEEDLFVTIPAEAGLYRVDYSKKPLEALIVLPDDGGGLRAALLHPAPFKLKDGTLWGYINNEGRIVIEPRYDYAEEFQENGLAVVQRGNVSGLIDSSGRERVKPVYNFIGPFSEGRAVVSDAKGYTFIDEKGKEVTSARYDYLNSLHEGRALFSKQNTTGGNSLYGYLDAQGKEVLPAVYLDAGDFSNGTALVKIAEGEYALIDVHGVVLHTYKHPFVGYPGDGLLAFQATEDGKYGYLHTDGTVAIQPQYTAALPFSEGRAVINTAADYGNAYGLIDKQGKMIIPAVYYEVQQLGENRVALGTPLYADQPYRGSSYVIADALTGRILSTHPLLGVNNYQQGLASVYDAKDTYFIDTSGKKAAQPPVIAGSGSLSFSGSLIRADIDLRTSYYDRKGKQVWRQNGVIPLRPPYSVLEKKYKPNRDYLVYYPVVEGIAVAEVSKAVNDKLRNLSLAYGAGTGGGTQDFSYTGDFAVSFFRKNLLVLELSGYHFPFGAAHGMPTRIYEHINLRTGKFYTLSDLFKPGSKYVQKLSDIVGKQIANDPQYSYVFPDTYKGITADQPFYVDAEALYLYFAPYEIAPYAAGFPTFRIPYAEIMGLISTEGEFWQSFH
- a CDS encoding IS4 family transposase, with the translated sequence MNKYTPFLAVFKQVLTPEEVQMVTGQTEDYEDTATKMTVELLLDYFVQACYHKWDGFRQSARLGPSVDLPEIHYSTFSGKAGEVPYDIFKRIFQMLVQKCNRHTRRHLNLPKDLLLIDSTTVTAANSRMSWAPYKKFRGGIKLHVALSHGQHSPVNVVESIARRNDAPFGEVLADKDYLLVQDRAYGKIGRLDQYVQQGQSFVIRLKDNLHLVMPRKLQRPAEGDTKIVRDITCYIGQGKHQSAQRHRVVEFENDRGEVVRIVTDLRKESAHVIAEMYKARWEIEVFFRWVKQHLNVPCLFGTTENAVYSQLFVALATYVLLKYIFDEIHPKVPVFAELTLWEFMQHWRIFNLPLEWQVQFNLLRRKEHLGVFVIP
- the mglC gene encoding galactose/methyl galactoside ABC transporter permease MglC translates to MTIKRAQSFVTQNAIYIVLVLLIMGIIIYEPSFMSINTLRDVLIQSSTRVIIALGVAFILITAGTDLSAGRVVGFTAVISASMLQIPDYSRRFFPDLPQVQVWLPILIAIVAGLLCGLVNGIIVSKLNVPPFIATLGTMLIVYGLNSLYFDMDPNQSQPIGGLRSDFTDIGSGFIGSGQYSIPYIVLIALGVAAIVWVLFNKTKLGKNMYAIGGNMQAAKVSGINVSKNLIYIYAIAGALYGLAGVLEAARTGGATNNYGNMYELDAIAACVVGGVSTTGGIGTVPGVLVGVIIFTLINYGLTFIGISPYYQLIIKGLIIIAAVSFDMRKYSSKK